The Leptospira sp. WS60.C2 genome includes the window ATGTTTGGTTAAGTTGGGAATCAGATCTAAATGATGAGAAAAAAGTTTTTGAGACAAACTGATGAGTTCTCTCGTTAACTCAGAAGAAAATAAAACTTTTGATAAATACTCCAACTCTTCTTTTGAAAACTTTAAAGATCTATCGAGGGATTCTTTTTCAATGTAATACGGAAAAAAATCTTCTGATTGGTATCCATATTGAGCCACTTTGATATTGAAACCAAGGCTTTTGAGTTGGTTTAAGTCACGGTAGAGTTTTTTTCTGTCGGATTCAATGTCTTCGTTTTTATAAAACCTCGGCATGATCGTACGAAATTTTTGGAAACTGATTCCTTTGGGTTCTCGTAGAAGATTGAACAATAAACTGAAAAGTCGAACTTCCGTTTCGTTCATTTTCTTTACTTCGATCATGGGAAAATCTTCAAAAGAAGCCATATCTTCCCAAAAAGTTTGTTTTTTTGATTCCGAAAAGTAGAAAATGAAAAAAATTGGAAAAGAATGCGTTTCGTAAGCCCCATCATATCCCTTGTGTTGGTTTTCAACTGTGCCACCTATTGGAAAAATCGTAAAAATGATTTGAAAGACATCATTACCGTAGGAGCAGAAACCCCTATGTATGGAGCAGCTGTTAAAGTAGGTCCACTTCCCATTGGATTTGTTTTCCAAGGAGGAGAATCTGAGATGGGCAAACGTGATTTAGGTCGCGGTGTAGGGATTCGAGGTGGGGAAATTGGTGGGTATCATTCCCAACAACTCGTCTTCGGTATCTTAGGTGGGGAAAGTTTTCATTCGGGTTCTCCTGTTTTAGATGCGAAAGGGAACTGGCTTGTGGATAAAAAAGGAATTCCTCTAACCAATGATGAAAGAGCCAATCTCAAAAGTTATAAAATGAGATATTATTCCTACTTTAATGACCCTGTGAAAGAGCGAAAGGCTCGTAAAAAAGAATACTTCCGAAGAGAACTTACGAAAGATATCGTTTCACAAACTGGCCAAACAGAATTTTTGATCTATCTTCCCAAAGAAGACTTAAAACCATTTGGTTATCCACCTGGGTATTCTTGGAATGTTGAGATAGTCGGTGGAGTGTATGGTGGAGCTAGACTTGGTTTTAATGTGGCAGAAGCTTTTGATTTTTTAGTGGGATTTACCACCATTGATGTGTTAGATGATGATGTGGAAGGAAAGGAAAAACCAAGTTTCCCTGGTTTTCCATTCCCAGCTCCTTCCAGTCAAGAATTAGAACAAGAGCCGGAAGAGCCTTAATCTTTAGAGTTTGAAATCTTTTGCAGTGATTTTGTTTTTTGGGTCAAACGTTAGTTTCAAAAACTTTTCAATCACATCTGGTTTTTCTTTGAGAGTGTAGTATTGTTCAGGAACGTCTTTGTCTTCTGCAAAATACCATGTCATAACCGTTCCACTTGGATCGATTGTTTTTTCAGTTGGTTTGCCAAGAACTGCTTCTGTTTTTACTAGTCCATCACCCACTTTGATCATATCAATTTCCAGTTTGCGAAGTGCTGTGTGTGGATGAACTTTTGTGCTACCTGCTTGTACTTTGTTTCCAGAAGAACAAGATACAAGAAATAACACGGACGCGAGTGTGCAAAGAATGAGTAGTCGTTTGAACATAAACCTTTCCTAAAATGGAGTAGGACAAATTTTACAAGAGGGGATCGGGATTGGCAAGTGTAATCTTTTCCCTTTCTTCGTCGATTCGGTTCATTTTGCTTAAAATCTTTTTAAAAAATGGAATTGTCATAAAGACTAGACCGATCTCTAAAAATCCAAAAAAGAAAGACAGGGCAGAAAAACTATATTCTCGAGGTAGTAGGGACTCGAAAACGGACTGCATTTGAACGGATACAATCGGACCTAACATAAAACCGAGGGAACCAACTCCTGTAAATGCCGACATTGTTGTGGCAGTAAGGCCTGGTTTTGACATCTTACTTGCAAGCATCATGGAAGGCACAAACATTACACCGGCACCAATTCCGCAAATGAGTAAAAAAAGAAATAAATACCAATAATCGTTCGTTGTACCAGACAAACCTAAGAAGATCCCATAAATTGTAGAACCAACGAGCACTAAGGGCAAAACGCCTGTTTTACGAGAAAGTAAAGCAGATGGATAGGATAATAAACTCATTGGAAACAAAACAAGACCTAAGAATACACCTAACATACCGGGATGAAAGGCAAGAGTTTCCCTTAAGTGAATGTTAAAGGAAGAGATGATAAATCCAACGGTAAACCGATCGATAAAGTTAAAAAGAAAAGGAACGAACAAAAATGGATTTTCCCAAATTGCCAATTTTAAATCACTGAGTTTAAAATCTTTTACTTTGTGGATTCCACGGTCTTTTAACATGAATAAACTCATGATCCCAACAAAGATAAGAATTCCAGATCCTACGTAAAAAGGTAACAACGGATTACTTCTTCCTAGAATTCCTAAAGGCATTCCGAAAGCTCCACCCAAGGATAAAAACATTCCTGTGATACCCATAAGAATGCCCTTACCGTAATACCGTTTGTTTCTTGGGTCATTTTCTTGGTCGGCAGCTGAGCTGAGGAGAAGGCCAATGATAAAAATATGGGCAGCTCCTTCTAAAAAACGAAGGAATAAAAAGAGTCCCATGTCTGTAACGACAGTTAATAGAAAAAAGAGTCCCGCATCTAAAAAGCAGAAAAAACTGATGAAATACTTCCTGTTTTTAAAACGATCTGAAATCATTCCCGCAACAGGAGCAAATAGGAAAGAACCTAACATAGGTATGCTTGTGAAATAGGCAACTTCCCAATTCGATCCGAGCAACCGATCTTTTACGATGTCTTTGACAACAGGCACAATCATTGTGACCGGTAACATCGATAAAAATACTAAAGTTACGAGTGTATACGGGAAACTCAAAAATTAACCTGCTGGTAGAAGCGTTTGATATCGTTCTATTCCTATATTTTGTTTTAAGTCAGAATCTAATTCAATAAACAAAAATTTATTCAAATCAAAAGTTGTTTTTGCTTCTTCTAAAAGTTCTGCTTTTTGTGCATCATTCAAAGGTAATGTATCCAAATTTTGACGGTAAATCCCTTTGAATGCCATGAGATCTTCAATCTCCGGAAATTCATAAAAGGCAGTTCCTTCATTTCCCTCGAGTCCGAAGGTTTTTGCCACTACTTTTTTGATGGCTTGGCCACCCGATAAATCTCCCAGATAACGAACGTAAGCTTGTGCTACTAGGAGTTCTGGTTTGGAATTGGCAATGTTTCGAATGTGGTTGATGTAATTTTCGGTCGCCTTGGAAATTTCGCCTCTGAGTTTTGTGCCAAACTTTTTTTGGAATGTAGCGATATCTTCCTTTAGGCTAGATTCACGAAACAAACTGGGAAAGTAGAGTTTGGATAGGATGGGATTGTCCTTGTTCTTGCGGTAGAGTTCTTCCATCACTTGGTAGACCGCGTGGAGGCTTTCCAACTGATAGGTATAGGTTTGGGCATCGAGGCCCCCTCGAAAAATAGCACGGATGTAGGGAACTTTTTCGGTTTCCTCGTGTTTTTGTGCCGTTCCCTCACGTAACATCATTGCAACTGACATAATGGCTCCTAGAGTCTGTGTATGAGAATCATTCTCATATATGACACTTCTCTGACAATCTATGGAACTGTCAAAGAAAATTAAAGGGAATCTTCTTGGTTTGTGGAATTCCAGAATTCGAGAGGGGTCGATTGCCTCTGTTCTGGGTAGAGAAAGTAAGAAAGGAAAAAAATAAAAATGGAAACGAGAATCCCGATGGTAGCAAGCACTACGTCTTTTCCCACTTTGCGAAAGGTATCCAGATACGGAAGGTCTTTGTAGGTGATGACATTCAGAATGATCTCTCGACCTGCCAAGAGCCCGAGAAATGCCCATGTGGTGGACATTGGAATGTTGCTTATGGCTTGGAAAAAGAACAACAAACTGCCATAGACCAAATCAACAATGGTAGCGGCTTTTGCCCATTGGATGTCTGATTTTTCAGAAACCACTTGTTGGATCGTGCCACCGTTCGTTCGGATGATGATGAGAAGGGCGAAGATGAGGATGAGTACAGCCATCAAAAATTCGAAAAATCCCAGTTGTCTTGGCAGAAATACGGCTATGTTCGCCGTGTCTTGGAATAACCAAGCGACCCACAAATACATCGTGGAAAACCACTGCAATCGGGACCAGCGACGTTCCGATACAGGATCTGGTGTATGGACTTCATGGTATTCGTGTGGATCCACTTTGACAAGAATGGCCCAAACAACAATCGCAACGAGGAAAGCTAGCCCATAGCCAAAAAATGATTTGGTTAACATTTGGTCGATGCTTCTGCCACCAAATAAACCTAAGACGAGGAATGTTGTCGAAACGGGAGCACGAAGTCTTGTAATCACCACGAGGATGACTGGAGCGAGTAACTGGAGTAAATTGAATTCTGTTGTTTCGGGGATTGAATCCAATCGGTGAAAGTGGATTTCGCCACCGTGAAGGTACCAAGCAAGTAAGTGGACGAGGAATAAAAGACCACCGAAAACTAGGATCTTTTGAAGCCAATGGACTGATTTTTTACTTTCGATAAAGGTCCCGATGGTTTGGACTGCATCATTGCCTGCCACAGAGAATGATGCAATCGCGAAGGAAAACCATCCGAGATAATACCGAGGAATGCCTAAAAAATAACCAAGAGTGATCCCCAGCATCAAAAGAAAGGTAAATCCGAAAAAACGAATTTGATCTTGTTTTGATGGGTGTTGGTAATCAATTTCTTGGTATTGGCTCATGCATTCATGTAGTGTTTCGCATATCTCTCCGTAATTTCTTTGCGGTCGAAAAGAATGAACACGTCTGTAGTACCAAAAATAGAATCTAGTGCAGGAATTCCACAGATTTTAGCACCTACGCGGAGGTATCCTTTCAAAAGTGGAGGAATATTTTTGGAGATCACCTTCGGATCTTCCACATGATAATTGGCATCAAAACCAGGGAGAACGTAATCAGGATTCGGATAGACTCGGAATTCTTCTGGAGCAATCGCATCTTTTGCTTTTAAGAAACCATACGATTGAGAGGCGACGGCTGCATCTGTGGAGTGAATGGATCCGCAACCCATAAGATAACGCACATTATGTTTATTCATGAATTCTGCAAGACCTTGCCATAATAGGGAAATGACTGATCCGTCTCTGTATTCAGGATGCACACAAGAACGACCTACTTCTGCGATTTCATCTGGTAAGTTGTAAATTGATGTAATATCAAATTCATTTTCGCTATAAAAACCGATTCCGTTTTTTGCATTTTGGCGAGTTAGGATTCGGTAGGTACCCACGATTTTCTTGTCTTCCGTGGATTTATCAATCACGATCAAGTGGTGGCAGTATAAATCATATTCATCCCGATCTTTTCTAGTAGCAGAAGACTGTGGCAAACCTTCTCCCATTTCTAAGTTAAACACTTCGTAACGTAAGGCAAGTGCTCTTTCAATTTCGAGTTGGTTTTCTGCTAAACGAACTTCTAGGATCCGTTCTGTTTTGTTTAATGTATTTTGTTTCATAGGACTTTGTTTCCTCTTGTTTATCTGAAACTTAAACTAAAGGATCTCAGTTACGAACATGTGACAATCCTATGAAATTCCAGGAAAGATGATGATTCTTTTTGTGTTACAAATGAATGACAGGAGTTGTGATATGGACTGGTTCTTCAGATGAAGAATTTAGCAAAAAAAGATTTTAATTACAAAAAGTAAATGGAATAAGATTTTATCACTTTAACACTAGCGATCGATTGATTATAGAATGTTCTTTTCTGTAGAGGATGGTTTCTTTAGGGTTTCACAAACAAATTCGTTTTTTCCATAGAAAGAGAATGAGGCAAACGGAGAATAAGAAATTTGTATTTGATGGATGCTTTTAGTGACCATGATCGCCAAATACCCGTTTAATGAGCATGTTTTAAGCTCCGGAACGTTTGTAATAAAACCTGGATGGAACTTTTGGTTGATCACTAGGATTTGGTCTGCTGGAAGTTTTTCGAATTGGAACGTGTCTGGTTTCCAATGAACAGGTTTGATTTTTTTGTAAGATGGGTATAGAAAAAACTCTCCATGGTATTCCGGAGAATCAATGGTTTGATTGGCAAAAGAAAATGTGAGATTTTCGTAAATGTCATTGATGGAAAGATTCGCCTGAAGAGCAGGCAACATTCTGGAGTCGGAGCCGTAATCAGGAACGGTGCCGACTGTAATCGGATATGATTCTTGGTTAGAAATGTTCAGAGTGGGTGGTAACAAAACAAAAATTTCATCTAAATACTTTGTATTCATTTTCCGCACATCAAGGGTATGTAAAAACAAAAGAATGAGTAATGAAATCGATAGATGCCGCTCGTATTTTTTTGGTGTCTTATCTGTGATTGTTTGGATACCCATCACCAAACACCAAACAAATAAAAAAATAACACTTAGGCTCCATCTTGGATACACTCTCTCTAAAGAGTAAATAGGCAAGTTTTCTAAAATCGTAACGGGTGAAAGGGAAGACGTTTTTCCGATCATGATCCAAACTACAAGTCCTAAAAGCCCAAGGACTGAATCCATCTTACGTTTGGTGAAGAGAAGGAGTGGTGAAAGGTAGAATGGAATTTGGCCCAAATAGTTTCCATATTCCCAATAGCGGTATTGCATCTGAGAAAGAGCTTGGGAGAGAAGTGGATGTTGTGAAGATCCAAAAAAGATAGAATAGAGATCAGAGAGATTTAGTGGAAATTGGTCTGGAACAAAATGCCTTCCCACTTTGTGAACCAAAAGAAACATCGGAATCCATTTGAAAGATAACACCACAAGGAGAATCAAACTGAGTGAGAAGAAGTGGTAGATGGTTTCTTTTTTACGATCGGAAAGAAAAACTTCTCTACCTGCCAAAAAAATGACTAAAAATGCAATTTGGGTGATGGTATAAATCGCACCTTCTGATAACAAGATGTAGGCGACAAGGAGGATGGGAATCAAAATCCAATTTCGATTCTCTTTCAGATAAGTCAGAAAATAAAAAACAAATGCTGGTAAAAACAATCCTTGAATTTGGTTTAAGTGACCTGCATAGAATTTCTGAAAAAAGAATCCAGAGAACTGAAACAAACATACAAATAAAATCGGTGTTAATTGTTTTGATTGGTTATAAAGTCGGAAGGATTGGTAATTGAGAATTCCGGCCAGCGCAAAATAGAAGAGAAAACTCAATTTAAGTGCATCAACACTGGGAAGAAAGAGTGCAAAGAGATGTGTGAAACTCCCCAATTTACTAGATGGGTTTTCCCAGACGGGAAAACCGGCACCGTAATAAGGATTCCAGAGAGGAAAAGTATTAA containing:
- a CDS encoding MFS transporter; amino-acid sequence: MSFPYTLVTLVFLSMLPVTMIVPVVKDIVKDRLLGSNWEVAYFTSIPMLGSFLFAPVAGMISDRFKNRKYFISFFCFLDAGLFFLLTVVTDMGLFLFLRFLEGAAHIFIIGLLLSSAADQENDPRNKRYYGKGILMGITGMFLSLGGAFGMPLGILGRSNPLLPFYVGSGILIFVGIMSLFMLKDRGIHKVKDFKLSDLKLAIWENPFLFVPFLFNFIDRFTVGFIISSFNIHLRETLAFHPGMLGVFLGLVLFPMSLLSYPSALLSRKTGVLPLVLVGSTIYGIFLGLSGTTNDYWYLFLFLLICGIGAGVMFVPSMMLASKMSKPGLTATTMSAFTGVGSLGFMLGPIVSVQMQSVFESLLPREYSFSALSFFFGFLEIGLVFMTIPFFKKILSKMNRIDEEREKITLANPDPLL
- a CDS encoding GNAT family N-acetyltransferase; translation: MKQNTLNKTERILEVRLAENQLEIERALALRYEVFNLEMGEGLPQSSATRKDRDEYDLYCHHLIVIDKSTEDKKIVGTYRILTRQNAKNGIGFYSENEFDITSIYNLPDEIAEVGRSCVHPEYRDGSVISLLWQGLAEFMNKHNVRYLMGCGSIHSTDAAVASQSYGFLKAKDAIAPEEFRVYPNPDYVLPGFDANYHVEDPKVISKNIPPLLKGYLRVGAKICGIPALDSIFGTTDVFILFDRKEITERYAKHYMNA
- a CDS encoding heme oxygenase (biliverdin-producing), whose translation is MSVAMMLREGTAQKHEETEKVPYIRAIFRGGLDAQTYTYQLESLHAVYQVMEELYRKNKDNPILSKLYFPSLFRESSLKEDIATFQKKFGTKLRGEISKATENYINHIRNIANSKPELLVAQAYVRYLGDLSGGQAIKKVVAKTFGLEGNEGTAFYEFPEIEDLMAFKGIYRQNLDTLPLNDAQKAELLEEAKTTFDLNKFLFIELDSDLKQNIGIERYQTLLPAG